CGCCCAGATTTGGGTAGCAATACTAATCTTCCTTGAATGGTAGCGAGCGTGATCTGGTCGCATTACCACTGGGATCACACCGGGAGCATGGAGCTCTTCCCCAAGTCAACACAGCTGGTCGTCGGTCCCGGTTTCAAGGCGTCGCCGCGACTTTTACCAGGCTTCCCCGAGAACATAGACTCGCCCATTGATTCAAGGGCTATCGAGGGGCGCGAGCTACGGGAAATCGTATTTGACGATTCCTTTCAGATCGGTGGTTTCCGTGCGCACGACTTCTTCGGCGACGGCTCCTTCTATCTACTGGGTAGGTAGCTGCGTCCTTCGCCTCatttctgctcctcctctctgACGAACAGCTATAGACACCCCCGGCCACTGCCTGGGCCACATTTGCGGCCTTGCCCGGACTACCCCGGGCCCTGAAAGCACTTTTGTCCTTCTCGGCGGGGACATTTGCCACTTCCCTGGAGTGTTTCGGCCAAGCCCCCAGCTACCCCTTCCAGACCCGATCCCAAGCGGCGTTCTGGATAGTGGCACAACCTATTTCCCGCGGGTCTGCCCCTGTTCCCTCTTTGCAGAGGCGCACCCTCTTCGCGACAGCATTCCCGAGAACTCTGAACCAGGGGCCCATCCATTTTATCACGTTTCTACGGACGAAAGCGCCGCGTACATTGATCCCGCGGAGAGTCAGCGGTCcgtcgagaagctcgtcCACTTCGACACGAGCCCCGATGTGCTGGTTTGTCTGGCCCATGACGAGACGATGCTGCGTCAACTGCCGACGTTGAATGAAGCGCCGGACGATGATCTGAATGGGTGGCGACTGAGAGGGTATAAGGAGAGAGTGCACTGGGGGTGGTTGAATGAGCTGTCGCGTGGGGGGAAACCTGGGAGACCGAGGGCTATTGAGGGGTTTTGGAGAGATAAGAAGGTGTGGGAGGgggcgaaggaggagttgAAGCGGAATGGGGAGAGTGCGTCGGGGGTGTCGTTGTGATGACCATTTGGAAATGGGTTATACGTTTTACTatattcgtcttcgtcttcgtcttctaGCATATTGTAGGAAAGAGGGTCTCATGATCTACTACTCGGACACCTGCAGCAATACCTTTCTGGCTTCTTGCGACTCGAACAGCTCGTATCCCCTCGCCGCCTCTGCCAACGGTAACCGATGTGAAATGAAATCCGTGAACATCGTCCGGTGGAAAGTGAAAAGCTCCAAGGCTTCCTCGAAAACAGCCTTGACAGGCGCCCTCCCCATATTTAGGCTATCCGGTTAGCATACAACCACCATCTGATAGGTCTAGAAACACGTACTTGATATTCTTTTGATACCCCTGCAGCGCCGTAAACGGCATCTCCGTCTGGTGAAAGCCAACAGAGCTGAGCACGCCGCATGGTCTCAGCAgctccatcgccatggccaGGGCCGCCTGGTTCCCAACACTCTCAACCACGGCGTCGGCACCTCGTCCTTCTGTTGCTCTCAAgacgatggcctggatgtcATCTACCCCAAGATGCAACGGGATCCCTCCCATCCGCCGCGCCTGCTCCAACCTGTCCGGAATCGTGTCGACACAGAAGACGGTCCCAGCCCCCTTGACGACGGCTGTCATGATAGCGCAGAGCCCGACAATGCCGCATCCAAGACAGACAAAGACGGCGGATTTCAGCGGCTGTTTAACCATTTGCAGCGCGCCGTTCGTCGGCATCTTGATGCCTTCCGTCTCAAAATACGAAATTGCCCGCATGGCGCCATAATATCCCGTCGGAAAGATATCCGACATCATGATGAGCAGTTCGTCATTGATATTCGGCGGCGCGATAACGAGCGTCCCATCGGCGTGCGGGACTCGTACGTACTCTGCCTGTCCCCCGTCAATCTGCGCGGTGCCTAGGGCAAGCGAGTTGGCGCAGCGGTTTGTGTAGCCGTATTTGCAGAACCAGCAGTTGAGACTGGCGGTGTTAGATTTTTTGTTTACTGGGCGATGTTGTGCTTCAAGCTTACCAGGCTGAGGAGAACAGGCCGACGACTAGGTCGCCTGTTTTGACAGTGGTTACGTTGCTTCCGACTTGGTCGACGATGCCGGTGAATTCGTGGCCCTATTCACTTTAGCTGGATCTTGTCGATGGGGCTCGAGGTTgggggtgggaagagaaCGTACCATGATATGCCCATATGTGGTCTTTTGGTGTCCTCTGTAGGGATGCAGCTCACTGCCGCAGATCCCAGCATACCGCACACGCACAATGGCATCGTCTGCTTTTAGGATGGACGGTCGAGGCTTTCGCTCGACTCGGATGTGGCGAGGGCCGTGGAGGACGACGGCGTTCATTTCCATATTTAGTATACAGCGTGGTGCTGACCAGACTGCGACCACCCCCTGCGCATACTGACTCTAATATATACACCACAGGCAGGCTTCCTGATCGGGTCGGCTAAACTTGGCAATTCAGGCGGAGCACACCTGAATCGACCCAATCACCTGCTCTCATCACTCCACTTCCCCAGATTTACCCCGCGCGGGTTTCGCTACTTATATGCGGCTGCGCCGgctatactccgtacaccaCTCCCCGGCAATCACCCCTGCCACACCTTGGGAAAATCAGACCTCCATGAATTCGCAAAGACGTGCTCGTCTGGTCTGTTACCGCTGCCACAGCAAAAAGGTCTGTCCTTGCCATTTTCTCTTGCAGCATCATGCCACCTTTCTGACTGCCCTCTAGATCAAGTGCGATCTCGCCCAGCAGTCTCAGTCGCGGTCTTGTCGCCACTGTACCCAGGCCAAGGCCGCCTGCCAGTGAGTGTTTATGAGGGCTTTTCCCGGTAGTTTTTTCTGTAATCTGAACGAATGTAGACTCCGGCCGTCGAAACGAGGCCTCGGCAAACGACGCGTCCCGCGCGATGTCGCCCTCGATCCCCCGGTCGAAGAGGCTCGAGAAAATATCGCCACGCAGCACTCAGCGCCATTCTGGAGCCCCGTGGCAAGACATGCCGTAGCCGCAAGTCAGATCCCATCGCCAGACTCAATACAGAGCAACCATGGCAACCAGGACCCAGACGAGGACTGTCTACCCGTCAACCAGGCCAGCTGCTTTGGTGACACGGGGTATATGCAATTGCTCAGCCGCGATGTCGCCAATTATGCCCCAACACCTGCAACCGGTAGCCAGCAGTCGATCCTGGTCCCTGCCTCGAATAGTAACATCACAATTTCTCCTCCATTACAAGCAAGCTTCCTCGAAAGCTACGCTGAATACTGCCACACCTGGTGCCCTGTCCTCGACCAAGACCTGCTCCTCACCCATATCGACCACTCCCCCCTGCTCCAGCATGCCCTCGCCCTTTGCTGCAACCGCGTCAACCCCCCGCTTATCCGTGCCCGCGACTCAGCGGACTACTACGCCGTAGCCAAGGCGCATTTCCACAGCGGCGCGGAGAAGAACGGCCTCGTGCTCCTGGCCTCCATCATGCTCTTCTGGTGGTGGAGCACTGGCTCTGCCACCTTGGTAAGCATGGACAACGCCTGGTGGTGGACAGGCATCGCCATCCGCATCGCCCAGGAAATGGGTCTACACCGCGAACCCCCTTCAACCCTCCCGCAGTCAACGGCGGGCCTGCGCCGCCGCATCTGGTGGACGCTCTTCATCCGCGACcgcatcctcgccctctcgcAGGGCCGCCCTACAAACATCGACCAGGACTTTTGCACCGTGGAGATGGTATCCCCCACCGATTTCGCCACCGCCACCTCTGGCATCGACGACATCGGcatccccatcttcatcgcccgcGCCCACCTCGCCCAGATCACTGGCCGCATCATAAAACAACACCCAGACACCTCGACGCCCTGATAACTTGGATCCAGTCCCTCCCGGCCTCCATCACACTCAACATCCGCTCCCCACGCACcctctccttcaaccgcgacattcaccgtctccatcttAGCTACCTGACCGCGGTCATCCTGCTCAATCTCACGCACTCCCAGGACTCTTCCCCGCTGCCGCGCGCCTCCGAggtcgccatcatcgccgcctcgTGCATCGCCCGTCTCTGGGAAGACTACCTCGCCCGCGGGAACATCCGCTTTCTCTCGGGGGACGCGGGGTGGGAGATTGCTGTTGCGCTGCTTGCACTCTTGGACGCGCGGCGCGTCGAGGCCCTGCGTGTGCCGGCAAGCGCGGATATCGAAACACTCCGCACGGCGCTCTGCGAGATGGCGCGCCTGTGGCCGTCGTCGCGGATGTTCGAAGTCGCCTTTTACAGGCTTTTCGATGAGTGCCATGGCGCAGCGGAGCATGTCGGCCAGGGTCAAGAACCAGCGGACCCTCTACTAATGGCGCGAGACAATCCAGCAATTGACCCTGATAATTATAATGATAATAATGCCGCCGAAACAAGcgcctcctcccccacaACCACAGACTGGATGGAATACTTCCCCTTCATAACGGGCGCCACGAGCGCGCTCATTGACGCTGTCCTCGCGCGCAATCCGTCTTCGTTGGCAGTATTCACGGGCCCGCTGTGGCCGCTTGACATCAACGAAGCGCTGCAGGCGTTCTTGGCGCAGCCGGGGGtggattgggaggagggtgtcgGGGTTGATCTAATAAGTGGTGGGCTGTAAGGGAGGGTTTGTAAAGGAGGTGGGCACACTCGAGGGACTAGTAATGTGTAACTCTCATCTAGCATGTGTCATTATCCTATTCACTGCTGAGCGAAGGCTCAACCAGCAATGGGTTGGATGATTGATCACCAAGGGTACCTAACCTACTAGGTATTGCAAGTGGAATGGGCATATTATTGAATGTCTAAGATAGGGCTACTCACTGGTAGCTTTGAGCCGTTGAACAAGGTTGCTAATTTCTtgtgattttttttttttcttttcactATGAATTATGCGTACCTGGTTgtttatagatatctagataCAAAGCAGCCTTCCCAACAATTGTATTCTATGCCTGCCAAAGCTTCCTTCTTAGACGTATTTGGCAGTTCTTATATCTACTTCACGTAGTGATCTTGCGAGGAGACCTGGGCTTTCAAGAGCTAATATCCACTAATACCCTTGAGACTTACGCTTGTGTTATCTCTCCCCTTGGGAAATGTTACCACCACCTCTTAGTACAGCGGTAATCATTATCCTTGATCGGCTTCATCCCAACGGCAACAAATGGATTGCGTCTTCGGCAACCGTAACTGGGGAGTAACCGATCCCGGCTATGGAAGCAGGGGGCACAGGCCGCCGACCCGAACCCTATAAAACCAATCTAAGCAAGCCAAAAGCCCCCTTCAACGCAATATATACCCGTCGGGTCAAGCTCATCATAATTGTGACCAGCAAAATAACCGCCGAGATATCATGCCGTTGCACGACCTTGCGCGAACCGCGCTGGACGCGGCTGCTACCTCCTCCCAGCACATCTCCCCCATCCATCttgccctctccctcctgGCCACCTACCTCGTTTCCTACGTGGTATACTACCGATATCTGCATCCGCTGGCGGGCTACCCAGGGCCATTCTGGGCGAGCCTGACGAATTTTTGGAAGGTCTACGAGTGCTGGACGATGGCACTGCCCTCGCGTATGTGCGACGTGCACGCCAGGTACGGGCCTGTGGTTAGGATCGGGCCTAATGATCTGATGTTCAATGGAGGCGAGACGATTGCGCCAATTTACAAGGCCGGTAGGAAGATGCCCAAGGGGGTCTTTTATGACTCGTTTGTCTCGACTGTGCCAGAGATCTTTTCGACGAGGGATGAAAATGTAGGTTTCCTGCTGTACCCAGGGAACATAATAAGGGGTGGTGAGGGAAGGTGTACCTGGTCAAGATTGCTGAGTTGAATTAGTTCCATACCATGCGCCTAAAGCAAATCGGGCAGGGCTTCTCTCCAGCAGCGCTCAAGAACATGGAACCCATGTTCGATCGCCACATCCAGAATCTCATGGGCAGCCTGGAGAAACACGCGAGGAACGGCACGGTGCTGGATCTCAAGCAGGCGCTCGCGTTCTACGGCTACGATGTCACGGGCCAACTGGCATTCGACCACAACTTCGAGACGCAGGTCATGGACGATCCAGACAAGATGCCCCCGCTCAACAACcatttcttcctcggcaACATCTACGGCTGCGTTGCTAATCTACTTCCCTGGGTCCGCAACTGGACGGCGTGGTTGCCCTGGGTGCAGAAGATGATCAAGAGTCGCATTGAGCTGACAGGGATCGCGGCAGAGTGCATTGCCCGGGGAATGCAGCGGCATAATGACAAGGCTGAGCCGGGAACTCTGCTTGCGGCCTTGATCGGTGCGACGAATCCTGATACAGGGGAGAAGCTGACAGCCGAGGAGATCAACTCAGAGTCTTTTTTGTTCCTGTATGTTTCGCCATATCATTCGTAGCTTTGACGGGAGGGAAACAGAAAAACAGGAGAATTAAAGGAAAGGAACAAACCGGCTTACGCATGTTTTTTTGGCCTCTAGTGTCGCCGGTGCGCATACGACTTCGAGCGCTTTGGTtgttctcctcttccatctcctccacaaCAAGCAGATCCTCAACAAATTCATCCAGGAGATTGACGCCGTCCTCCCGGGCCAAGAGTATCACGTCTACCCCTTCAAGGGCCTCGAGGCGTCCCTCCCCTACGGCATGGCCTGCATAAGAGAAGCCTTTCGCATCGCGCCCACAGCAGCGCTCCTACTACCCCGCGTCGTAACAAGCCCAGAAGGGGCCAGAATCGGCCAATGGCACATTCCTCAAGGGGTAAGTAAGCACAATAATGGTCTTCACTCTTGCCTgtccttttccctttccccttcctccccgctacttctttttttggCCCTTTCTCCCGCTAAATACGGAGTAACTAACCGCTGTACTGGGTCCGTTGGGTCTCAGACAAACTGCGCCATAGTGAGCACATGCCTGCACCACAACCCAGACATCTGGGGCCCGTCGCACAACGAGTACGACCCCTTGCGGTTTGTGGCAGGGAGTGAGCGGTATAACGCGATGTATCATACGTACCTGCTGCATTTCGGGCAGGGAAACCGGCAGTGCATCGGGCGGAACATCGCGCTCATGTCAATCTGGAAAATTCTCGTGTCAGTGCTAAAGAATTACGAGTTCGAGCTGGTGGACCCGGACGAGAAGTTTGTTATGTTGGAATATGGGGTTGGGGACAAAAAGGGGCCCTTGCATGTGCGTGTGAGGCGGAGGGGAGCTATCGAGCCTCGCCCTTGATTGTGCGGGATTTTGCATATCACTAAAACTCGGTGCTCGGGTTTATGATCGTGGGACTTATGATTTGAGGATTTTTAACGAGTCTTTCTGTCCACTACTGTATGTGATCGCCAAGAGAATGCTATGTTTCGCATGACTCTCTAAGACGCTTCCTTGCGCAATTTAAGTCTTATACTATACAGATCCATCTAATCCCTCCTAATAGACATTGTAGGCATAATAGGCGGACTGGCTAACGATCTGCACAAGCCCGGACTGTTTGTATATGCAGCCAAATCGCTACAAAGCCGACTGCATCACGTACAAGAAAAGCACTGCTTAGGTTCCCTTTCATCTATTCCCATGTTTCAAATCCGGGCCAATATCTCTACGAGAACAAGGGCTAGCAGGTGCCTAATCTCAGTCGCTCTCAGAGGCCCTACCGGGCACAGCAACGTCGGTCGCGCATACTCGCACCCGGGCAAGGGCGGCCGTCCCCTGCTGCAATTCGTGATGCTATCACCAAGCAAATTCCAAAACAGATAGCCGTCCACTGGCGGAGGCAGCTACACGGTCAACTCCAGCGAAGAAATGGTGATGCCTCAGGACTCGCGAGTCGTTCTATGCCTCCAGCGACAAGCTGTATACCTACTTCCAAGGCTGCTCGGCAGGTAGCCGCGAGGGCTACAGCCAGGTCCAACTCTTCACAGACCAATTAGACAGGACTGGTTCTGGCTGCTTAAACGGAGGATTTGTCTCGTATGTAGTTGTCAGAATGAGTTAATCCGTATTAGGACATCATATGGAACAGATATACTAATGGAATCCGCAGGAGCCTATATCTATGCGAGAGATGTCTACATAAGGACGAAGACACACACAACTATCTGAAGACATCAGATGAACACAATAGTTTGAACCTCCCCTCAGGGATCACTAGAGTAATTCTGACAGTAGTCAAAGCAACCTGGTAATCTTGAACCAGGAGGAAGCTGATGGATTGCTAGAAATCTACAACGAGTGGCAAGTTATGGTGCGATCTGTTAGGTAACAGCAGAGCCCTAGCTGGACGACCGATTTTAGCAGTATGTAGATTAAAAAAAGATACTAGTTTAAGATTAATTCTTTTCTATTTAGTTGTTTATgaacctcatcctcctgaTCCAACATAAAAGTCGCTATTGCAGGTGTTCCCAGTAGAGGAATGATCAGTACGTCTGATTTGTTTACAGTGGAGCCCCAGCTTCAACGTCTCCTAATGCCAAGGAAATAATGTTTGTAGGGATTGTCGCACTGAAACTGCTAAGGCGAGTATCACACGACAGGCATGGAATTTCTGGGCTTGTATAGGCGCTCCGATTTATTTATTGTGGAACCCGATAAAAGTGAAGTTGAATTGGTTCTGTACTTATTGTTCTCTTTCTCACGGGACCAACTCCGCACTCTCTGAGCTGCGACGTACGAGTTTAATTTAATCCATGCATGATATTTGAAAGCTAatagaaaaattatatttgTCTTGCGTGTCGAGGTGTAGCGTCTAGCTTCCAGTACAGCGTAATAGCCGAGAATGGaaaatatagtaatagtCGGAGCTACTTCTTAATATCCTCTGATCTCATTGAACAGACAAACTACTAGAAGATATAGACAGGGAAATCTTTCTAGATCTACCACGGACCCTCGTAATAACAGGTAGTGGAAGATTGTCAAAGCTACAGATCCGCTGTGGTAGCGGGACTAGGACGTTGTCACGGCCCAGGCCGGACCAGGTCACGAGACTAGCCCTCGCCCTGGCCACGTGCCACGCTAGCGCCCACCGGATATATATTCCGGCCACGTAGTTAGTTTAGCACCTCACGCTTAGTTTTCTTGCCATAATCGACTTATTGCTTAGAGTTGGTTCCAACAGACGTCGACTTTTCCATTAGAAAGCTCTTGGCTGATTGTCTAGTGCGCTccttaatatcttatatcttGGGTCAGACCAGCGCTCATTGAAGGAGACAGCTTCTAACTTACTGCTGTTTTATATTGAAAAGTCGCTGTATAAACATGTTGCATGATAGATAACCCGACTAAGCCTAATTAGTAAATATTGAAAGCCAAGAAGTCTGTATGTGCTCGCCTAAGTCCTAAAAGGGGCCTTTTCACCGGACTACACACTTCCATTTCATAAAGTTCCTCGAAGCTATGGGCCCGTTGCTCAATACCGTTGTTTGCGTACATTGATTCAAGGCATCCTTAGCCATTGAAGATACAAATCCCTCTCAAAAATGGGTTTGGTATCCCGTAGGAGCCAATACAACTCCTGTTTTGGCATCTGCGAGATGTTTTTGGAAACTTTTGTTCGGCGGAAAAAGCTGCATCACGGCACCGTACTCGTAGAGAATCTCAGCTCTTTCTATAGATCTAATTATCTGGTTTCTGACTATGTCTGCCGTGGTTTGAAGGTCTGTCCCGTCAATATGCGTCTCAATACAGTTCTGCGCTGCACCTTCAAAAGTGTTAGGAGAAAGGGTAATACTACTTTTCTGTTAAAAGTGATGACTACTCACCGCGGTCGAAAGGGGCAGTCTGCCCGGCTTCGCAATCAGGAAATTGCCAAGAATAATCGTGACCCATGTTTGGGTTCAACCCAGACAGCAGGCCATTATCTATATGTCCTTTGGATAAAGTATCTCGCGCATCAACCATAATTCCCGCGTAGTCATCACTACGGAACTAGATCTATCTGTCAGTCTTGCACTATGAGCGTTGGAAATGCGGACCAACCGGTGACCTAGACATATCCACTTCCGGTGGGTAAGATTTCACCAGAGTACTTCCGATGGTTTGACCCGCAGACGAAGCAATCGGATCTTGTGCTCCCAACCCGTCGGTCGACAACGGATTCTCCAAGGATATTATGCCCTGGGAGTCGTTACCTGGGCCGTGAATAGCCTGAGCAGTGTGCGCAGACGAAGGCTGCCACATATGATGGTCCTTGAAACCTTCGTCTGGCTTATGATGGATTTGAATAGACTGCGAGACGGATCTTTGCCTAGCCCGAAGCTTTTGTCCTGTGAGAAAGATCAGTTGTGGCACTCATACACACTGCAAGGAACTTACGCCATTTGCGTTGCGCGACAAGATTCTGGATCCTCCGCCTTTCCTCGTAGTCTGAAATTGCGTTCATCCCTGTTCTAGGGTGATCCTGGAACGAAAGGGGACGGAAAATTAGAGTAGAAGATTCGTTTGCAAGGGGAGGAGCTTTCTCGCTCCTGAACTCTGGGCTTTAAATACAGTCCGGCTCACTAACCGATTGACTCTGAAAGGAACGTACATATTGAGAACACAAGCGCCGAGAACCGTGCCTCGCAAGGTGATCCAACCAGGATTTCCGAGACACGCCCTCAACTATGGAACGATCTGACACGCTTCAATGCCATAAATCTAGCGTCCGGAAGCACTGTATGGGGCGCAAGAAGAGGGGGCGTGTTTGTTGCTTTCTTGAGGGGCGGGGCCGACGCAATGCGGCACAGCTAGATGCATGATCGCAACACCACTTAGATTCGGACGAAGCCAAACAGCACATCCCCGGCAATTTACTTTTCTAGGGTTTCAGCACGTACTGGATTCCTGGGCCTACCAACCATATCAAGGCTAGATATATTTTGGATGTAGTACGACAATTGCATATTATCCCCGGGGAATAATTGCGCGGAGTGGGAGATTCTGATGATGGAAACTGTTCGTGAGAGGAGCTCACTCACTATCTCTCACGGATCCTCCGCGTGTGGTCGTAGAGCATGGGTTGTAAGGTGTCGCTTGCGACCTAGACCTTCGTTCTACCGAGCTGTTGCAGGGGTGCTCCCCAGTCAAATGTACCTCATCTCCCTTCAATCAAAGAAACCGCACAGTTTATCTTGTAATACTTACTGTTACAGCCGTTGAACACTTATAGTAGGTACCATGAGGCAGCACATTTCTATTACTAGCCCGTACCGGAATTCCAAAGGCTACAGTTCCGTTCTGGTCACTAGTGATCCTGCGCGTTTCAAAAAGTCCacaccatggcctccagcCAGAACCATCTGGAGCCAAGGCTCCAACAAGTACCAATAGCTGAGCCTTGCCAGAGGCTGCTCGACCGGAAGGATTCGTGCGTGATCCTTGGGGGCGGTTGGTTGCTCTCTGAGTGTTGAGCAAGGTGCAACACCCGACCCCCTGACGACACCAAGGATCAGCGGGAAAGGCGCAATGGCTGCCGTTTAAAATGCATTAAAGAGATTTCCTGGGGGGCATCTTGGGCAGTCCAGGTCAGTCCAGGTTGCTGGCCTCTGTTGGCCATTtgggaagaaaaaagagTTACACTGAAACATTACGCGAGGAAGAATCAGATTAAATTGCGGCCAAATATAGATGGATGGCATGACAGAGCTTAGGTGGACCAGCAGATCCAATAATTATGCAAGATATGGCCTCGACTCCCCACGGCTCCAGTCGCTTGCGCTCAATTAGCGCAATCAGCTTTGCTGATCAGTTACCCGATAGAATAGGGAGGCAAGCCATAAATCTGTTGCAACCGAACACTACcagctgcaaaggaggaTGGAAGGAGGATGGGGACTTTTTGGCTACCGCTTGGAAACCGCAGAACGGACATATTAGCGCTGTTCAAGATGTAGCTTTGTGCTGGACAAAGTCTGACAACGGGAACCATTGCCGTCCAGATCTTAAGCTTTCGGATCAGATTAGATCTCACTGATACGGCCAGTAACTTATTCCTTGGCGCTTTGACGTGGCTAATAATGTTGTCACGATACGGTTTCCATTACTCAGCCTTTTAGGAGCGTTTCAAGCAAGTTAGTGGCAGGATGGAATAAAATCAGACtagcaacaccaccagcgtCAACGTACGAGTAGCCATCGAGGCCCCGCATCCAGGCCGCTCTAGCACCGCTCGATGTCGATTCGTGGTATAGCGGGTGCTAGCAGGCATTAATTGATTCGTCTCTGTCAGTCCCAGGATCTTGCCAGCCAGGCAGCCACGGCTTACTATTCTCCACACTGACTCAGTAATTGCCCGCCTTTCTGTACCGAGTTTCGGAGATGTGCTGAGTTGTTGGTTCTGATCCCCCCATCCGATCGCATCAGGTCATCCCCCTCTTTGGTCCTTCAAGAGTGCCATGAATATCGGACGTGCACGAGTGCCCATTCACCGTCGTGCCTTGCTGACTTTCCAACAATGACCGGAAAGCCGAGTCCTGCGCCATTAACTGCTCCGGCTTACCCCATTCGAGCACCTCTCCTTGACTCAGCACTAAGATCCTATCGAACTGCCGCACTATTTGCAAGTGGTGCACGATCATAAGCACTGTGGTTTCCGCAAAATTGCGGCGCAGCACCTGCATTACGTGTTCTTCACGGGCACTGTCAATGCTGGAGGTGACTTCGTCAAGGATGAGAATACGCGGCCTGGCCAGGAGTGCACGAGTTAGACAGAACAGCTGCTGCTCACCGCGCGATAAAGCAACACTGTCCATTTCGGCATCGAGGCCGCCTCGTGCAAGAATGACATCCCAGATCCCCACTTCCCTCAAGGCCCCGACAATCCGTCCTTCGGTGTGTCGTGAAAACGGGTCCGCATTGAAGCGGACCGTGCCGCGGAGAATGAGCGGCTCCTGCGGGATAGCCGTAATGCTTTGCCGCACTAGGAGCCGCGGAATGCTCGAGAGGGGAAGACCGTCCAGAAAGATCTCGCCCTTAGTGATCTCCGTTAGGCGAAGTATGGCGAGGATAAACGATGTCTTCCCGCTAGAATGGCAGTTAGCTCTGTAAAAGCATATCTGCAATGG
This sequence is a window from Aspergillus puulaauensis MK2 DNA, chromosome 6, nearly complete sequence. Protein-coding genes within it:
- a CDS encoding uncharacterized protein (COG:Q;~EggNog:ENOG410PV0G;~InterPro:IPR001128,IPR017972,IPR002401,IPR036396;~PFAM:PF00067;~TransMembrane:2 (o20-41i309-331o);~go_function: GO:0005506 - iron ion binding [Evidence IEA];~go_function: GO:0016705 - oxidoreductase activity, acting on paired donors, with incorporation or reduction of molecular oxygen [Evidence IEA];~go_function: GO:0020037 - heme binding [Evidence IEA];~go_process: GO:0055114 - oxidation-reduction process [Evidence IEA]) is translated as MPLHDLARTALDAAATSSQHISPIHLALSLLATYLVSYVVYYRYLHPLAGYPGPFWASLTNFWKVYECWTMALPSRMCDVHARYGPVVRIGPNDLMFNGGETIAPIYKAGRKMPKGVFYDSFVSTVPEIFSTRDENFHTMRLKQIGQGFSPAALKNMEPMFDRHIQNLMGSLEKHARNGTVLDLKQALAFYGYDVTGQLAFDHNFETQVMDDPDKMPPLNNHFFLGNIYGCVANLLPWVRNWTAWLPWVQKMIKSRIELTGIAAECIARGMQRHNDKAEPGTLLAALIGATNPDTGEKLTAEEINSESFLFLVAGAHTTSSALVVLLFHLLHNKQILNKFIQEIDAVLPGQEYHVYPFKGLEASLPYGMACIREAFRIAPTAALLLPRVVTSPEGARIGQWHIPQGTNCAIVSTCLHHNPDIWGPSHNEYDPLRFVAGSERYNAMYHTYLLHFGQGNRQCIGRNIALMSIWKILVSVLKNYEFELVDPDEKFVMLEYGVGDKKGPLHVRVRRRGAIEPRP